GTCACTGCATTGACAGTGCTACTAGCTGCTGAGAACCCCCTCATTCCGGAAAATGTGATGTTGGCGGTTTCTTCGGGCATTGTAGTCCACTTCGCAAAAGAGCAGATGCGTCGTCAAACACAGCTAGCGGCAAGTGACGCTCTTACCGGCGCCTTGAATCGGCGTTATTTACTCACACAATTAAGTGCAAGGCGTGCCGAGTTTCTTCGCACTAATCGCATATCAAGTTTAGTGCTGATCGATGTGGATGGTTTAAAGACAATTAATGATAATTTTGGTCACAGGGCTGGTGATGATGCACTGAAATCCTTCGCCGAAATTACCCGTCAACGTGTTCGCGGCTCGGACCTTTTGTTTCGCATAGGCGGGGATGAGTTTGCATTGATTCTTGCGGATGCGAAACCGCATGACGCCTTGAAGGTATCAAATGATATTCGGCATTTGCTAAGGGAGCATTTATCAGACGATAAGGCCCACTTTTCGGTTTCTTTTGGTGTGTGCGCTGTCGACGAATCTAGCTCGCCAGACGATTGGCTTGAACGGGCCGACGAGGCGCTTTACGAGGCAAAAAAGGGCGGCGGTGATATTGCTCGAATGGCAGCCTGAATGCTTTTGCTTAGAGGGCCGCGCTGTCGCTTACTGATATTTTCGCTCGTTTGCACACTTACCCTTGCGAGCTGCTCTGCAAACCGCCTGCTGTATAACCGCGCTGATACCTTTATTCGCTGGGCGGCGGATGATTACGTCACACTAACACGAGACCAACAAGCAGCGTTTGATTCGCGGCTCGATGAGTTCTTGCGTTGGCATCGCAGTGAAGAGCTACCGCACTATCGCGATTTTATTGTTAACGCATTGGCAACGCTTGAAGAGGGCGTAACGCTTGAGGAGGCGGTCGTCATTTCAGAGGAAATAGACTTGGCGGCGGATCGCTTTCAAGCGCGGTTTATTGAGTTATTGCTCGCGACTGGCGAGGACCTCTCGGATGAGCAGATACAAGCATTTTTAGACGTGCTTGATGAGAGTCAAGCCAAGTATGCCGAGGACCGATTGGTCAGGAACGAGGAGACCTATTACGCGGACTCAGCTAAGACAATGACGGATTTGGTTAAGCGCTTGATGGGGCGGTTAAACACAGCGCAGAAGGGAGATATAAGCCTGCGAAGCAAGCAGCTTATGCGTCTTGACCGTCTTTGGCACGACGACCGTGCACGCTGGGGCAGCGAATTGAGGCGGTTACTCGAAACGAAAAGTCCTGGCTGGCAGGATGAAGTGCGAAAGCTCGGAGAGACACGGTCTGAGGCGCGAATTCCTGACTACGTGGCGGGGATCGAGCACAACGGAGAAGTCATACTGTCACTGCTGGTCGACGTCATTAATTCGCGCACAGATCGGCAAGACCGCCGGATGCGACGGTTTTTAAAAGGCCTTATCGATGATATTGATGCGCTAACAAGCGCGTCGGTTGCCGAGCGCTTAGTCGTCGAGCAGGGATAGATCTCTCACCGCGCCTCTGTCAGCACTGGTTACCGTCTTCGCGTAGAACTTCAGTGCGGGACTCACTTTTCGCGGTCGGCTTTTGACTGGCTTGAAGCCTGTCGCCGCCTGGACGTCACGGCGTGCATCGAGCTCTTCCTGATCAAGCTGAACGTTAATTGTGCGATTCGGGATATCGATCAAGATTCGGTCCCCATTGTTCACTAGGGCAATTGCACCCCCTGCGGCAGCTTCTGGCGACACGTGACCGATTGACAGTCCAGAGGTGCCCCCAGAAAAACGACCGTCCGTAATCAGTGCGCAGGCTTTGCCCAGGCCCTTCGATTTTATGTAGCTCGTGGGATAGAGCATTTCCTGCATGCCAGGGCCACCACGCGGACCTTCATACCGTACGATAACCACATCGCCGGCCTTTACGCGGTCTTCGAGAATATCGGCCACTGCATCCTCTTGGCTCTCACAAACGTGCGCCCTACCCTCAAAAACGAGGAGCTCGTCTTCAACGCCGGCGGTTTTAACGACACAGCCGTCCTCAGCGATGTTGCCAAACAGTACGGCTAAGCCGCCTTCTTCAGAGTAGGCATGTTCCGCTGAGCGAATACAGCCCCCTTCACGATCTAAGTCGAGTGCCGGCCAACGTGTTGATTGACTGAACGCTTCCTGCGTTGGAATACCCGCTGGTCCTGCTTTAAAGCGTTCAAGAGCGACCGCGTTATCGGTGGTGGTGATGTCCCAATTTCTAATGGCTTCTCCAATACTCGGACTGTGAACTGTATTGCAGTCGCTGTTGAGCTTTCCTGATCGTGAGAGCTCGCCCAAAATGGCGAGAACACCCCCTGCGCGATGGACATCCTCCATGTGATAGAGGGGGGTGCTCGGCGCCACTTTGCACAGCTGGGGCACGTTGCGCGAAAGCGCGTCGATGTCGGTCATCGTGAAATCGAGCTCGGCTTCTTGCGCGGCAGCTAATAAATGCAAAATGGTATTGGTCGAGCCGCCCATGGCAATGTCGAGACACATCGCATTCTCAAAAGCGGCACGATTGGCAATATTTCGTGGAAGTACGGAGGCGTCGTCTTCGATGTAATAACGTCGAGTGAGATCAACGACCACTCGGCCCGCTTCTAAAAACAGCGCCTTTCTGTCGGCGTGGGTGGCCAGCAAAGAACCGTTACCCGGTAAACTAAGTCCGAGCGCCTCGGTCAGGCAGTTCATAGAGTTTGCAGTGAACATGCCTGAACAGGAGCCACATGTGGGGCAGGCAGAACGCTCATAAGCCTCAACTTTTGCATCGTCCGCACTGCTGTCGGCTGCGATAACCATCGCATCTACGAGGTCGAGTTTATGCTCTGAAAGCGCTGTTTTGCCCGCTTCCATGGGTCCGCCTGACACGAAGACCACGGGAATGTTGAGACGCATGGCGGCGTTTAACATCCCGGGCGTAATCTTGTCGCAGTTTGAGATACAGACCATGGCATCCGCGCAATGCGCATTCACCATGTACTCAACCGAGTCCGCAATAATGTCACGCGATGGCAGGCTGTAGAGCATACCGTCGTGCCCCATGGCAATGCCGTCATCGACTGCGATGGTGTTGAACTCTTTGGCAACGCCTCCGGCATTTTCGATTTCGCGCGCGACCAGCTGTCCTAGGTCCTTTAGGTGAACGTGGCCCGGTACAAACTGAGTGAACGAGTTCACGACGGCAATAATCGGCTTTTCGAAATCGTCGTCCTTCATGCCTGTCGCGCGCCAAAGCGCTCGCGCTCCGGCCATATTCCGGCCGGCGGTGGAGGTTCTGGAACGATACTCGGGCATGGTGTTTCTCCTGTGGTCGCGAACGGCGCTATTGAGTCGCGCGTATCAGCGTATTCGAATTTCGGTCTCTGGACGATTTCGCTTGCTCGGCGGGCGGCAGTGCATCCCCGTCGATGGGTTTAAAGCCTAACTCCCGGAACCAGTGTCCCGTTTGAGTAGTACGCACATACACCTGCTTGAGGTCCAGTTCGCGTGCATTTTCGACGAGTTTTTCAATAAGGCGTTCACCGTGCCCTGACTCCCGGTAATCGGGATGGGTTGCGACACAGGCAATCTCACCGATCGCATCCGTCATATTTGGATGAAGCGCCGCGCAGGCGATAACGCGACTGTCCTTTGTAATGACGGTGAAGCACTCAAGGTCTTTTGCAATTTGCTCGTTGGGGCGGTCAGCGAGAATCCCCTCTTGCTGTAGCGGCCTTATAAGCTCAAGAATGCCCGCTAAGTCATGGTTTTGCGCGGTAACTATTTGTTCGTACTCATCAGAGGAAACCAGCGTACCCGCACCGTCATGCGTATAAAGCTCCTTGATTAAGCCACCGTCACAGCTGTAACTGACAAGATGAACCCTTTGAACACCCGCATCACAGGCATCACAGGCTAGCCTGATGTTCTCATCCATACCTGCCGGTGCTGAAGCGATGCATCCGCGCGCGGCATCCACGGTAAGCTGTCGCGCTAAATCGCCATCGGCCGTTGTAACGCCCTCGTGCGCAGACATGACAATTAGCTTTTCGGCGGAGAGGCTTCGACTGACCACTCGCATAAGCTCGAGTGCATTAACAGCGAATACGTCACCTGCGGCGGAGTGGCCGATTGTAGAGAGCAAGCAAATGGCGGCGCCGTCGAGTGCATGTGTAACGCCTGCGACATCAACCTGCCGGACAATGCCCAGCGCGCCGTGATCGATGCCCTGCAATACACCTGCGGGGCGAGCGGTTACGAAATTGCCGCTGATGACACGTAGCTTCGCGTTGTGCAGAGGTGAATTAGGCAGACCCATCGAGAACATGCGCTCTATTTGGCTGCGCTCTAGCGAAATGGCACCGAGCAAAGCGCTCATGGCGTCATGCGTTAAGGGTGCATTCTCGAGCGCGTCGTGTTCGTGAATGATCACCAGTCGCATGCCAAGCGAATGCATCAGTGCAAGGTCGTGTACAACGTTGATGAAGTTTTCACTGGAAACCGCACCAGCCCTGAGTCCAACAACCACCGTTGTACCTCGGTGCGTATTGATATAGGGCGCGGTATTTCGGAACCAATCAATGGTGTCTGTATTACTCATCCGGCGGCGTGCCCCAATTACCCTAACAAGGCGTTAAGTGAGAGATAAAAGCCGATCAATAGAACGGGGGGCATAAAAGTGACCTGCTTCAAGTCGACTGCGCCTGAACCGATCCATGACATCACCGCGTTCTGCCCACTCTTGGCGCCGCAACTCCACGCCAGAAAGCCGCCGAGGCCCAGCACTAGAAATAGTATGATCGAGCTGTTCGCGGCGAGCACTGCCATGTTGTCGTCCTACGGGGCTACATAATTCAAGGTTAATGAGCATTTTTGCAGGGCTATTGCGGTCAATTCACCCATGAAACCTGCAAGCCGGGTGAAGTATATTCGGAGTTAGTTTTTGTTCATACCCTTTGTGCTTTATACCGGTTCAGCGTAAAGGTGTGTGTAGAGAAGCTCTGCAAGCGTGCAGGCGATAGAGAGGGGCCAGCGAGGGGACTGATGTCAGGGCAAGACCAGCTAGAACTGTTTGCTAACCGACTGGGCAATGAGCGTTATCAACGTCTCGTTTTATCGCTTGATGGTTGCGCAGCAGAGGGCGCGACAAATCGCCTTCTAAGGGGTAGCGAATTTTTCCGCACCCTTGCTGAACGTCAGATTGACTGGTTAGAGCATGAGGCCGATTTTAGTCAGCCCTCGATCGATACACTGCTAGCGGCCACCCTTGCTGACAATCTCAAGAGCCAGGATGAAGCGAGCGTCATTAAAGCCCTTCGCGTACTTCGGCAAAGGGCAATGCTGCATACCGTGTGGCGAAGTTTTACGAGTCCAAACGGTCTTGACGAGACACTCGACTCAATGACCAAGCTTGCAGATTTTGTCATTCGCTGCGCAGTCGATTACGCGGAGCACGCAGTGAGTAAACGCTACGGGCATGCGGTGGGAGACGATACAGGTGCACCCCAAAAACTGATCGTCGTTGGTATGGGGAAGCTTGGCGGCCGCGAGCTCAATCTATCGTCCGATATCGACATTATGTTTATTTATGACGAGACGGGGTCGACACAGGGAGGCCGCACAAGCACGAGTAATCAGGAGTATTTCACCCGGATTGCTCAGCTTGTCATTCGGCTCATTGACGCGGTGACTGTCGATGGGCGCGTGTTCCGAGTCGATACGCGGTTGAGGCCGTTTGGCGACAGCGGTGCACTGGTGGCGAGCTACGGGTCGCTCGAAAATTATTATCAGCAACACGGTCGCGACTGGGAGCGTTATGCCCTGTTAAAGTCCCGTTGTATCACGGGTCCTTCGGAGCAGGCGGCGCCTTTTCAGCGTTTGGCAAGCCAGTTCGTCTATCGGCGCTACACTGACTTTGGCGTGATTGATGGTCTTCGTACGATGAAGGCACTGATCGATGCCGAGCGCATCACAAAGGGACTGGTCAATGACGTAAAACGCGGCCCTGGCGGGATCCGAGAGGCTGAGTTCATCGTTCAATCGCATCAGCTGGTGCGCGGTGGCCGAATCCCCAGTGTTCAAAAAGTAAGCTTCAAGGAGTCAGTTGCGGCGCTTTCGAGCGAAGAATGTATACCCTCAGACGTCGCCGAGTGCTTACGGGTGAATTACCGTTATCTGCGGCAGCTTGAGCACGGGATTCAGGCGCTGAGAGATGAGCAAACGCACACCTTGCCCTCTAGACCACAGGATCAAGGCGCACTCTGCGAGCTTCTCGATTATGAGGATTGGCAGACACTGGCGACAGCCACTGAAGCGAGTCGACGAGCCATCGCGGTTGAGTTTGAAGCGCTACTTCGTGACTCAAGTGAACAGGCTGATCTCATTTTAGGCCTGGACTCCGAGACACCCACCTTAGATACAACGGCTGTCAGGGCGTTATCGCTGAGATCAGAAGGGGTGGTCCTTGATGTACTAGAGACGTTTATCGCTGAATCGCGCTTTCGAATTATGGACACGGAGGCTACGCACCGCCTGCAAAAGGTCCTCCCTCTCTTGGTCAAGGAGGCAGATCAACACGCTCAACCAGCCGATGCGCTGACGCGTATTCTCTCCATTGTTACGGTCATCTTTAAGCGAAGTGCCTACCTGTCATTGTTGGCAGAAAACCCCCAAGCGCGAGAGCGATTCGTCGGCCTAGTGGCGCGAAGTCCGTCAATTGCAGCCAAACTCCGTGAAGCGCCCGAGCTTTTGGACGAGCTACTATTCCCTAAGCGGTTATTCACAGTGCCGAGCAAGGAAGATATTCGTGAACAATTGGACGCGCTGACGACGTATGTCGATCCTGATGACCTAGAGGCTGTGATGCAGCACCTGCGCCGCCTAAAGGATGCAATCACCTTTCGAGTCGCTGTTAGTGAGCTTGAGGGTTCGATTCCCCTCATGAAGGTCAGTGATAATCTAAGTTTTCTTGCAGAGGTCATTGTAGAGCGCGCGGTAGCCGTGGCTTACCGCGATCTTGTCAAAAAATACGGCGAACCGGCTAACGGTGCAGCGTTTTGTGTCCTCGCTTACGGCAAGTTAGGCGGAATTGAGCTGAGCTATGAGTCGGATCTTGACCTTGTCTTTATTGCTTCAGGCGAAGAGGGTGTAACCACGGGTGCAAAGGCGGTCGATCATCAGCGTTTCTTCACTCGACTTGCGCAGCGTGTCATTCATATTTTGTCCACTAATATGATGGGCGGACGCTTGTACGAGGTCGATTTGCGACTTCGCCCCAATGGCGACTCTGGCTTATTGGTCACCTCGCTTCCTGCACTTAAAAAGTATTTAGAGACCGACGCCTGGACGTGGGAGCATCAAGCACTGGTTCGTGCGCGCGTCATTGCCGGCGGACCAACGCTGGTAGACGCGGTTGAAGCGCTTCGTGTGACGGTTCTTTCGCAACGACGTGACAACAGCTCGCTTGTGCACGATGTGACATCGATGCGACAAAAAATGCGCGATCACCAAGGGGATGTCGGGTCCAAGTCCAAGCGAACCGATCTGAAATACGCTCGGGGTGGTATTGTCGATATTGAATTTGTGGTCCAATACCTTGTGCTCAATCACGCTGCCACGCGCCCGGAAATCTGTCGCTGGTCAGATGTCATCCGTATTGTGGATGAACTCGAGGTTGCGGGTATTTTGAGCGAAGATAATGCTAATAGTTTGCGAGATGCTTATTTACAATTAAGAGCTGCAACGCATCGCATTGCCATGTCCTATGATACACAGGACGATCTCGCTCAGGCCGTCGAGTCAATGGCACGAGCGAAGGCTGCCTGCGCAGACTTGTTGCCGAATTTATAATGCGCGACGTTTTGGCCGCGCGGTGGATGTAAGGGATTTCTATGGATCTGTCTAAGCTGACTGGATCAATTTGGTTGGACGGCGAGCTTGTGCCTTGGGAAGAGGCGAAAGTTCATGTGCTCACACACACGTTTCACTACGGGTTAGGTGTTTTTGAGGGTGTTCGAGCCTATGCAACGCAAGACCAGGGCACGTGTATTTTTCGACTAAAAGAGCACACCGATCGCCTGTTCCGCTCGGCGAAAATTTTGCAAATGGATATGCCCTTTGACAAAGCAACGCTTAATGAAGCGCAGCGCGAAGTTGTCAGGGTGAATAATCTCGATGAAGCCTATCTTAGGCCTATGTGTTTTCTGGGCTCTGAGGGGATGGGGCTGCGAGCGGACAATCTAAAGACGCACGTGATGATTGCCGCCTGGTCATGGCCCTCTTACATGGACCCCGAGGCGAGAGACCGCGGCATTCGGGTAAGGACGTCGAGTTACACGCGGCATCACGTCAACATCACGATGTGTAAAGCCAAGGCCAACGGCAATTACATCAATTCGATTCTTGCGCTGCGAGAGGCGCTCGACGCCGGCTGCGAAGAAGCCTTGATGCTTGATAACGAAGGATATGTCGCTGAGGGAAGCGGAGAGAATGTCTTCGTAGTGCGAGATGGAAAAATCTATACGCCTGAACTGACGTCGTGCCTCGAGGGGATTACACGAGACAGCATTTTCCGCATTGCGGCTGATTTGGGGTACGAAATTAAGGAGCGTCGCATTACGCGCGATGAGTTTTACGTCGCTGATGAGGCTTTCTTTACCGGTACGGCCGCCGAAGTCGTTCCGATCCGCGAGTTAGACGGTCGAGCAATTGGCACAGGCTCCCGTGGCCCACTGACACAAAAGCTACAAGCAATTTACTTTGATACGGTTCGTGGTCAAGAGACGCAATATGGTGACTGGCTGACTGCCGTAAGCGAATAAGTAAAAAAGAAACACTCAAAGTGACGTGAGGCCTGCACGGCAGTGGTGTGTCACAAACGGCGTATCACAACCGGCGCATCACAAACGGCGCATCACATAAGGGGCGAGGATGGATAAGGTAACGGGTGAGCTGAGTAGCGGTCTGTTCTATCGATTCTGGCCGGCCACGGGCCAGGCCGATTCGGTTGTGCTTATAAGCCACGGCTTGGGTGAGCACTCGGGGCGATACGAACATGTTGCCGCCGCCTTTAATGCGGCTGGCTTTAGTGTCTTTGCGCTGGATCACCTTGGTCACGGACATTCCCCAGGCAAGCGTGCCTTTATCAATCGATTTACCGACTTAACCGAGGGCGTCTCGGAGCTGCGTGCCCACATTGCAAAAGAGATGCCCGCCTTGCCGGTTTTCCTCGTAGGACACAGTTTGGGCGGCCTGATTGCAGCCAGTGTGGTGTTAAGCGCTGAGCAAGACTACGAGGGGCTTATCATGACGGGGCCAGCTCTGGGTGTTCCCACCCCACCCCCTTCGTGGCAGGTACTCCTTTTGCGAGTCTTTAGTGCCCTGACACCAGGCTTGAAAGCGCTTGAGCTTGATGCCAACGCCATTTGTAGAGATCAAGCAGTCGTGGAGGCGTACGTTGCGGACCCGCTTGTGCATCATCAAAACATCCCCGCGCGGATGGTCGTGTCTTTATTTGACGAAGGTGCGAGCGTCATGTCCCGTGCACAAGACATCAGCCTCCCCGTGCTGTTACTTCATGGCGAAGCCGATCAACTGACATCCTCCGCTGCGTCTCAGGAATTTGTGGAGACACTCGGATCGAGTGATAAACAATGCACGATCTACGAGGGGATGTATCACGAGCTGTTTAACGAGCCAGAACAAGACGAAATTCTTAGTCGGTGCTGCGAGTGGATCTCCAAACACCTGACGAAAGGTCAGCCATAAAGTCTTGAAGGCAATGTTTAGATGCCGGACTTGGCGAGTGGTTTTAAAAGTGAAAGCGAACGTAGATAAAACGACAGAGCGCTGGTTGTTCAAAGGTTTATCTTGCAGAAGCCCTTGTTGTGTCGGGAAAGCTGTATTGGCATACTCCGTGCCAAATTTAGTGGTTACCTTTGCGTGAACTCTCCCTTACCTCATAGCGCCACTGCGTCACCGGGCGGCGCCTTAAAGCCCCTGCGCATTGCCTTGTTAGGTTATCGTTCTGCGCCCCACTCCGGCGGGCAAGGGGTTTATCTCAATTACCTCTCTCGGTATTTGCGCAAGCGAGGCCACAGTGTCACGGTTATATCAGGCCCGCCCTATCCCGAATTGGATGACGACATTGCGTTAGTAAAGCTCGATAGCCTCGATTTGTACGAGCACGGACTGGGTTCGGTGAGGCTTCGGCATTTTTTTTCGCGCCTTGAACGCATTGAGTGGTTCAGCAAATTGACCGGTGGTTTCGCGGAACCCTATACCTTTGGTGAGCGAGTAAAACGGTGGTTCATTGGTCGCGAACAAGACTTCGATATCATCCACGACAATCAAACCATTGCCGATGGTGTTCTCGATCTTCAAGCTCGAGGCCTGCCACTTGTTACGACAATCCATCATCCGATTACCCGCGACTATCGTGTGGCGCTTGAGGCGGAACCTAAGTGGTACATGCGGTTATTGATACATCGCTGGCATAGCTTCTTACTGATGCAAAAGCGCGTAGCGCCACAGTTAAAGTCGGTGGTCACGGTGTCGAGCGCATCAGCCACTGACATCTGTACGGACTTCGGTGTCTCGCCCGAGGCAATCTCTGTTATGCATTTAGGCGTCGATACGACGTTGTTTCGCCCCGCGCCGCAGACAACGCGAGAGCCCCATCGCCTTATGACAACGGCTTCTGCTGACGCACCCTTAAAGGGTCTTTCTTATCTCTTAAAAGCCATGGCGTTACTCAGACCTGAGTACCCTGAAATGAAGCTGACGTTAGTGGGTCGCCCTAAACCCGATGGCGAGACGCAGCGGCTTATTGACTCCCTTGGGCTTGCCGACTGCATTGAATGTTGTAAAGGCATCAGTCATGAGGAGATGGTTGAGAAATATGCCTTCGCAAGTGTGGCGGTTGTACCCTCTATTTATGAGGGATTTGGCCTGCCCGCAGTCGAGGCAATGGCGTGTGGCGTGCCCCTTGTCTCCACCAGCGGCGGGGCCTTAGCTGAGGTGGTATCTGATGCGGCTCTGGTTGTGTCGCCGGGTGACAGCGATGCCCTCGCTCAACAAATTCGCAGATTATTTGACGACCAGTCGCTCAGAGCTGAGTATGCGGCTCGGGGGCTCGAGCGAGTTGAACGGCATTTTTGCTGGGAGCGCTGTGCTGAGCGCATGGAAGCGTATTACCGAGAGCGCATTGCCTCATGTTAACCGTCGATTTCGATTACTTTGACCTGAAGAGCGGCCATGTCCTTGTGGACCTTGGTTGCGGTGAGGGTAGGCACTCACTTACCGCTCATAGAGCAGAGGGTGTGACGGTCCTAGGTTTCGATCTCGCTTATACGGACTTGCAAACGGCGCAATCGCGTATCGCTGATATGGCGCCCTACCACCCTGCGGGCGACGTACATTTTATCCAGGCTAACGGGATGACACTTCCTCTTGCGGATAACTCGGTTGACCGGCTTGTTTGTTCCGAGGTTTTGGAGCACATCCCTAATTACATCAGCTTCATCGAAGAGATTGACCGCGTGCTGAAACCCGACGGGAAGTTGTGTGTCACAGTGCCACGGGCTTGGCCTGAGAAAATCTGTTGGCTCCTCAGTAAGGACTACCCTAAAACCCCCGGCGGTCACATACGTATCTTCAATGCCACGCACCTTCAGCGTGAAATCGAGCGCTATGGGTTTGAAGGCGTTCGGCGGCACGGCGCTCATGCGCTGCACGCGCCTTACTGGTGGTTGAAGTGTTTGTTTTGGCATGCAGAACAGGAGCCGTGGTTGCTGCGGGCTTATCATCAATTCCTCGTTTGGGATTTAATGAAGCGACCGTTGCTTACTCGGCTGCTCGACGCGGTTATGAACCCGTGGATGGGTAAGAGTGTTGCGCTTTACTTCGATCGACAACAGGTTGATATGTTGGCGGCCGAAAACTCGGATGTGAGGTAGTTTCTTGCTATGGCCATGACCCCTCCAAAATCGTATCCCTATCCCGAGGCGGACCTGAAGACGACGGTTGATTACCTCATCGCGGCTCAGCGTGAAAACGGCGAAATACCTTGGTTTGAGGGCGGACATACCGACCCATGGAACCATACTGAGGCGGCAATGGGGCTCAGTATTGCCGGCGAGTTCGCAGCGGCAGAGCGTGCTTACGACTGGCTCGTCAACGAGCAGCTCGAAGATGGAAGTTGGTGGGCTTCATACATTAATGGTGAGCCTTCCAACATCACCCGTCGAGAGACTAATTATGTCGCTTATATTGCCACCGGTGTTTGGCATCATTTCTTGATTACCCGCAACCGGGAATTTTTGGATCGCCTCTTTCCCGCCGTTGATGCCGCTATCGAGTTTGTTATATCGATGCAGTCTGAGCACGGCGAGGTGGCCTGGGCTTGCGATACGCTGGGTGCGCCGATGGACGACGCGCTTGTGACCGGGAGTAGCTCCGTTTACAAATCGCTCGAATGTGCCTTACACCTTGCACGTACAGTCGGCGTTTTGAGGCCTAAGTGGCGCATTGCCCGACAGAAGTTGGGTACGGCACTGAGACACCGACCTGAGCGGTTTGACCGTAATTGGGAGAGTAAGTCGCGTTACGCGATGGACTGGTTTTACCCTGTTTTGGCGGGCGTTTTCCAAAGTGAGCAGGGATTGGAGCGGATCAACGCGCGCTGGGATGAGTTTGTAGAAGAGGGGCTCGGCTGCCGGTGTGAAAATCATCAGCCTTGGGTGACGGTGGCAGAGTCCTGCGAACTTACCATGGCACTTTTGTCAGTGGGTGAGACGGGCCGCGCGCATACGCTTTTCGACACCTTGTGGCAGTGGCGTGACGACGCGGGTGTCTTTTGGACAGGGTACCAATT
The Candidatus Paraluminiphilus aquimaris genome window above contains:
- a CDS encoding branched-chain amino acid transaminase, with the protein product MDLSKLTGSIWLDGELVPWEEAKVHVLTHTFHYGLGVFEGVRAYATQDQGTCIFRLKEHTDRLFRSAKILQMDMPFDKATLNEAQREVVRVNNLDEAYLRPMCFLGSEGMGLRADNLKTHVMIAAWSWPSYMDPEARDRGIRVRTSSYTRHHVNITMCKAKANGNYINSILALREALDAGCEEALMLDNEGYVAEGSGENVFVVRDGKIYTPELTSCLEGITRDSIFRIAADLGYEIKERRITRDEFYVADEAFFTGTAAEVVPIRELDGRAIGTGSRGPLTQKLQAIYFDTVRGQETQYGDWLTAVSE
- a CDS encoding alpha/beta hydrolase, with the protein product MDKVTGELSSGLFYRFWPATGQADSVVLISHGLGEHSGRYEHVAAAFNAAGFSVFALDHLGHGHSPGKRAFINRFTDLTEGVSELRAHIAKEMPALPVFLVGHSLGGLIAASVVLSAEQDYEGLIMTGPALGVPTPPPSWQVLLLRVFSALTPGLKALELDANAICRDQAVVEAYVADPLVHHQNIPARMVVSLFDEGASVMSRAQDISLPVLLLHGEADQLTSSAASQEFVETLGSSDKQCTIYEGMYHELFNEPEQDEILSRCCEWISKHLTKGQP
- a CDS encoding glycosyltransferase family 4 protein, which gives rise to MNSPLPHSATASPGGALKPLRIALLGYRSAPHSGGQGVYLNYLSRYLRKRGHSVTVISGPPYPELDDDIALVKLDSLDLYEHGLGSVRLRHFFSRLERIEWFSKLTGGFAEPYTFGERVKRWFIGREQDFDIIHDNQTIADGVLDLQARGLPLVTTIHHPITRDYRVALEAEPKWYMRLLIHRWHSFLLMQKRVAPQLKSVVTVSSASATDICTDFGVSPEAISVMHLGVDTTLFRPAPQTTREPHRLMTTASADAPLKGLSYLLKAMALLRPEYPEMKLTLVGRPKPDGETQRLIDSLGLADCIECCKGISHEEMVEKYAFASVAVVPSIYEGFGLPAVEAMACGVPLVSTSGGALAEVVSDAALVVSPGDSDALAQQIRRLFDDQSLRAEYAARGLERVERHFCWERCAERMEAYYRERIASC
- a CDS encoding class I SAM-dependent methyltransferase, whose translation is MLTVDFDYFDLKSGHVLVDLGCGEGRHSLTAHRAEGVTVLGFDLAYTDLQTAQSRIADMAPYHPAGDVHFIQANGMTLPLADNSVDRLVCSEVLEHIPNYISFIEEIDRVLKPDGKLCVTVPRAWPEKICWLLSKDYPKTPGGHIRIFNATHLQREIERYGFEGVRRHGAHALHAPYWWLKCLFWHAEQEPWLLRAYHQFLVWDLMKRPLLTRLLDAVMNPWMGKSVALYFDRQQVDMLAAENSDVR
- a CDS encoding prenyltransferase, whose product is MAMTPPKSYPYPEADLKTTVDYLIAAQRENGEIPWFEGGHTDPWNHTEAAMGLSIAGEFAAAERAYDWLVNEQLEDGSWWASYINGEPSNITRRETNYVAYIATGVWHHFLITRNREFLDRLFPAVDAAIEFVISMQSEHGEVAWACDTLGAPMDDALVTGSSSVYKSLECALHLARTVGVLRPKWRIARQKLGTALRHRPERFDRNWESKSRYAMDWFYPVLAGVFQSEQGLERINARWDEFVEEGLGCRCENHQPWVTVAESCELTMALLSVGETGRAHTLFDTLWQWRDDAGVFWTGYQFVEKVLWPLEQPTWTSGAVMLAADALSHHTPACRLFTEVDQSTAGVADQLRLGT